The genomic region aaatgtgtgtatttttattgttaatatattatgttttattaaatgcaGTAATATGTTtaactttgattattttttttgacagTACAGAAGCTACAAAGGATTTTCCAAAGAGCTTATTCGGATGCCAAATATCCTCAAATCACAACTCATTACACAGTAATACCAAGGGAGACAGATGCAAGATGGAaaggtatatttttatcttaatttttttcttataaaaataatataaataatattaggagacaaaggaaagaaaaaaatacgttcTTTATCTGTTAGATGTAAATATGGAGAGGTTTGTGGACGAAACAGACATTCTAATTGTTGGTGGTGGTCCAGCTGGATTATCGGCAGCTATTCAGGCTCGTAGATTGGCAGAGAAGCATGGCAAGGAACTCAGAGTTACTGTTATTGAAAAAGCATCTACAATTGGTGGACATATTCTTAGTGGTGCATGTTTGGATCCAATTGCACTAAACGAGCTCTTTCCAAATTGGAAAGAATTAGGTGCACCATTAAATACTCCTGTTACAGAAGACAAATTTGCATTtcttacagaaaagaaaagtatatctATACCTATTTTTAAAGGAATGCCAATGTACAATCATGGAAATTATATAGTAAGGTgagtgaaatttattataaaaataaagaaagtgaATAAATGAATCTATTTtgattgtaaaaattcatgtacAGATTAGGACATGTTGTGGCATGGCTTGGCGAACAAGCAGAAGCTGCTGGCGTTGAAATGTATCCTGGTTATGCTGCATCAGAAGTCCTGTATCATGATGATGGATCTGTCAAAGGTGTTGCCACAAATGATGTTGGTATTGCTAAAGATGGCTCACCCAAAGATACATTCGAGCGAGGCATGGAACTTCATGCAAAATGTACCATATTTGCAGAAGGTTGTCATGGTCATTTGACAAAACAAGTATCAAAGAAATTGAATCTTAGAAAAGATTGTGAGCCACAGACATATGGCATTGGATTAAAAGAGGTAATTATTATCATCtagttatttttcaaaataaaaaaattgtgtaaataacaaaaatatattataaaataaagcatatTTTTGGTAGGTTTGGGAGATAGAACCAAGCAAACATAAACCTGGAGCAGTTGAACATACAGTTGGCTGGCCActtaaaagagatatatatggtggatcttttttatatcatctgAATGAAGAAACTCCTTTAGTCGCTGTAGGCTTTGTTGTAGGATTGGATTATACTAATCCTTATCTATCTCCATTCAGAGAGTTTCAAAGGTTTAAACAACATCCAAATATTAGACCAATATTTGAAGGAGGAAAAAggttaatatatgtaataaaaaatttatattgattacaTGTGTGCATGCATTGTCTTCATATTATGCTTCTTAATTGCAGAATAGCTTATGGTGCTAGAGCATTAGCAGAGGGTGGAATCCAATCTATTCCTAAGCTTCAATTTCCTGGTGGTTGCCTTATTGGATGTACGGCAGGTTTTCTAAATGTGCCCAAAATTAAAGGAACTCATAATGCTATGAAAAGTGGCATGTTGGCTGCAGAAAGCGTTGTTGAAGCAATCATAGATGCAGAAAATAATACCTCATCAACGAAAGGCTTAGAACCGAAAACATatacagataaaataaaaagtagttGGATCTATAAAGAACTGAAAGCTGTAAGAAACATGAGGCCTAGTTTCCATTCTTCTCTTGGACTTTATGGTGGTTTGATGTATTCAGGATTTTCCATGTTAATGGGCGGAAGGGAACCGTGGACTTTTTCCCATGGAGGTAAGTAGAAATTTCTACAAGAATATTTCAAGaagttttttgaaaaatatcattaatattgaatttaaaataatatttctgtgTTTATTTAGGACCTGATTATAAGAAGCTGAAACCTGCAGCTAAGTCGACACCTATAGAATATCCCAAACCAGATAATGAAGTGTCTTTTGATCTTCTGTCATCAGTAGCTCTAACTGGTACCAATCATGAAGGTGATCAACCAGCCCATTTAACTTTAATGGATGATACTATTCCAGTGAAGAGAAATCTAGCTGAATTTGCTGGTCCAGAAGGACGGTTTTGTCCGGCAGGTAAGtcaatttttgtttgatttatattattttaataaatatatattatttttagtaaatatattaataataagaatgcTGTTGTTAACATTAACATCATTTATGAATTCTGCACTGCAGTAATTGATGCATTTTATGacatataactttaatataaatgataatagaattaagttaaattttatagaaatttttacatttctttactacatttctgtatatataaattacatatttgaatGAAAGAAGTCTAGCTAAGAAAAAGCTTCTTTCAAATAAgctattaaaacaaaataaactatttctcTGATTGAATAggttttaatgataaaaattatgttctcTCACGTGGATACATTTAACGAGTTCATGAAAAAGtgcttatttctaaaaaaaacgagaaacaTACATAGGAAACTATCATGTTTATATTTGtcttactattttatttgtctcattttttatttatttttaatgagcTTTTTGTTATATTGGTTCAGGAGCATATTTCCTTTTAAATACCAAGTTTAACTTTGCATATCattacaattttgaaatttatattaatgaaaaaataattttaaaaaatgtttaaggagttttaactaattaactaataattacattaacatatttattagttacaaaatataaatgtattttatgattactCTTATTTAATTGTGCATGATTtgaatgcaatatatttagtaattgCTTACTAtctatctattaaaaaaagttaacttGAAATTCATTATAGGATCTGTTATTCAAATTTGTTGGGGTGAATGTAAGAttgatatatctattataaatctatttagctttaaacttttttatttcttacgtatacaatatatgattttatcaaatatttaaatatttgctaaatatactaatataaattcgctttttcgcgaaaatctgttttatgcaaaattattcggcattttaaaaatattaggaaGCGATCAATTTTGTCCGCAATAAATTTCCGCAGTCTGCCGGCAATCCAGCTCCTTCCTCTTCCGCCCTCAAACCATATCTCCCTCCCCTCCCTTTTTCCAGTCTTGTCGGGGGTTTATCGACCGTTCTGTCCTTGAACCTGAGCCACCCGGACAACCCCCGCATGGCTAGACAACCCCGGACCAAGCTCAATCCCCAAAATCGAACAGTGCCCTGTAGCTCCGGCCAACAACCTTGCTGCCGATTtatcctttctttctctgttcCTTGACAATTCCTATCATTGAtcctgaaatatattattaatcatgaaAAGTGTTTTGAATTGTTCATATAGAATTTGTCGTTAAgcttttaatctctttttataaggtagatttaataaaagtgaaaaaatacaaagcaaaattttcacatttcatCAAAcatttcaaaacaaaaaagagataaataataaaatgttcgaATTAATTGCTAAAAAGTTTGGcgaaatgtgaaaattttgttttggtttgatatatttgcttttattaaatctctgccttatgaaaaaagaataaaacctTTACTTCAACAAAGTTATTTCTGAAGCCAAATGTAATGAtcgttaaaaataacattgtataattatactattgtGGAAAGTTGTCAAGCTGTTGTTACTGTATACGAGAAATTCAAAGCCAGTAATACATTCATAATGCAAAAATTGAGGTTGAATTAGAGATACATAAAAAACTCAAGGACCATTGTTGCTACAAAAAATTGCAGCAGTATGTTTGTATCTATAAACAAGGTAATTACAAtcaaattagattttattatattgataatataattttatcatgttttttaatgaatctaagatattaaatttttttaatgataagttgttataacttttgaaCATTAAATGTCTtggaatttcaataaaattaaaactctatCGAAGTAAAAttcatatgaaatttttacagaGTTTTGTAACTCTCAACTGCTGCCAATTTacgattattatcttttattaagttCTTGAAATTCTgatttattgcaatttgtaCGATTCAAAATCTATTGATGCTACAGCTTTGCAGCAAATCGACATTCTTCTTCATTTATACTCTGTCATTTATACTCTGGTGAAAGCATATGGACATTCTGTACATCGCGTTGCTTTTAAACCAGACAAATTTATGCGTCTACCCTCGTACCATTGTATCTCAAACACCCACCCTTGATTTTTACGATGTGTTCCTTCTTCGTTCTCTCCTTTCCGTCTCCGGGATTGCGTCTTCCTGTTTTCCTTCACGGAGTCGGGGTATTGGCGAGAAGCTCGTCTGGGAGCTTTCCTGTAGGATAGTTACGCTGTCTGGAAGATGGTGGGGACCAGGTTATCGACTGTCTGGCCGAGGGCACGGTGTGACCTTCGCGGCGTAAATCTCATACACCGCAGCTTCTAGAATACACGTATCTGTTGAATAAATCGTTCTTCATATCGCGAGATTtaacattttcataaaatagtaACGCATGTAAACAATTGAATAATAGTGAGTTAATTTCGTTGGTATGTCGATAGATTTTTTGATCATTTCcggttatatgtatatatatctacctCGATCCTCTAGTGCACAGGTCGGATTGAAAAATGCCGGGGCCAAAACGAGTGTGTGTAATCTGTTTTCAGGTGTTTACGAATTCGTGCCGTTGGAAAGCGGAGACGGCGAAAGATTACAGATAAATGCACAGAATTG from Anoplolepis gracilipes chromosome 6, ASM4749672v1, whole genome shotgun sequence harbors:
- the Etf-qo gene encoding electron transfer flavoprotein-ubiquinone oxidoreductase, mitochondrial isoform X1; amino-acid sequence: MAFTFNASGTIQKLQRIFQRAYSDAKYPQITTHYTVIPRETDARWKDVNMERFVDETDILIVGGGPAGLSAAIQARRLAEKHGKELRVTVIEKASTIGGHILSGACLDPIALNELFPNWKELGAPLNTPVTEDKFAFLTEKKSISIPIFKGMPMYNHGNYIVRLGHVVAWLGEQAEAAGVEMYPGYAASEVLYHDDGSVKGVATNDVGIAKDGSPKDTFERGMELHAKCTIFAEGCHGHLTKQVSKKLNLRKDCEPQTYGIGLKEVWEIEPSKHKPGAVEHTVGWPLKRDIYGGSFLYHLNEETPLVAVGFVVGLDYTNPYLSPFREFQRFKQHPNIRPIFEGGKRIAYGARALAEGGIQSIPKLQFPGGCLIGCTAGFLNVPKIKGTHNAMKSGMLAAESVVEAIIDAENNTSSTKGLEPKTYTDKIKSSWIYKELKAVRNMRPSFHSSLGLYGGLMYSGFSMLMGGREPWTFSHGGPDYKKLKPAAKSTPIEYPKPDNEVSFDLLSSVALTGTNHEGDQPAHLTLMDDTIPVKRNLAEFAGPEGRFCPAGVYEFVPLESGDGERLQINAQNCIHCKTCDIKDPSQNINWVVPEGGGGPAYNGM
- the Etf-qo gene encoding electron transfer flavoprotein-ubiquinone oxidoreductase, mitochondrial isoform X2 — its product is MERFVDETDILIVGGGPAGLSAAIQARRLAEKHGKELRVTVIEKASTIGGHILSGACLDPIALNELFPNWKELGAPLNTPVTEDKFAFLTEKKSISIPIFKGMPMYNHGNYIVRLGHVVAWLGEQAEAAGVEMYPGYAASEVLYHDDGSVKGVATNDVGIAKDGSPKDTFERGMELHAKCTIFAEGCHGHLTKQVSKKLNLRKDCEPQTYGIGLKEVWEIEPSKHKPGAVEHTVGWPLKRDIYGGSFLYHLNEETPLVAVGFVVGLDYTNPYLSPFREFQRFKQHPNIRPIFEGGKRIAYGARALAEGGIQSIPKLQFPGGCLIGCTAGFLNVPKIKGTHNAMKSGMLAAESVVEAIIDAENNTSSTKGLEPKTYTDKIKSSWIYKELKAVRNMRPSFHSSLGLYGGLMYSGFSMLMGGREPWTFSHGGPDYKKLKPAAKSTPIEYPKPDNEVSFDLLSSVALTGTNHEGDQPAHLTLMDDTIPVKRNLAEFAGPEGRFCPAGVYEFVPLESGDGERLQINAQNCIHCKTCDIKDPSQNINWVVPEGGGGPAYNGM